CTAGCACAATACTGATAATCACGAGTAAAAAATTTTCCGAACCCAGGCACATTTTAATGCCCAACACGAATACGGCCAGAGCAATTCCTTGCATGACGGTTTGTCGCATCGACTCCGGAATTCGCTTCAACATTCTGCCTAACAATGCCCCTAAGATGATTGCTCCGGCGTTGACCAATGTTCCCAGCAAGATCACTTGCGCTGTCCCCCTACAGATGCCTTACCCTTACACAAACGCTGCTGCTATTTCCCGAACAGCGTTATGAAGCGCTTCTACATCTTTCTCTGAGTTAAAAATTCCAAAGCTGGCTCGAACCGCTCCACGTTGCTCGGTACCGGCAGTCTGGTGACCCAGTGGCGTGCAATGAAAACCTGATCTCGTCGCAATCCCGTATTGTTGATCCAGGATAAACGACACCTCTGCTGCATCCACCTCTCCGATATTAAAAGCAACCACGCCTACACGTTCGATCTCAATCCCCGGTCCGTAGACATGTACACCGTCGATTGTCTGCAATCCAAGGATCGTTTGCTTCACCAATTCCCATTCGTGCTGACGAATGTTGTCCACACCTTTTTCCATGACAAAATCAACACCTGCTTGCAGCCCTGCCAAACCAACCGTATTGAGTGTCCCGCTTTCGTATCGGTCTGGACGTGTTGTCGGTTGATCAATCGCTTCAGACTGACTGCCTGTCCCCCCATGAATCAAAGGTTCGAGATCAATGTCACTCCTCACGTACAAACCACCTGTACCTTGTGGACCATACAGCCCTTTGTGCCCAGGAAAAGCAAGCATATCAATATTCATTGCCTCTACATCGATAGGCAAAACACCAGCAGACTGAGAAGCATCCACCAAAAACGTAATTCCGTGCTCTTTTGCCAGTTTTCCCAGTTCTGCTACAGGCAGGATAACACCCGTCAGATTGGAGGCATGACTCACAACGATTAACCTTGTTGCGGGTGTAATTGCCTTGGCAAAATCCTCTACATAGAATTGATGGTCTTCTCTCGGCTCGACAAAAGTAGCTGCTACTTGGTTGTTTTTGCGCATGTACTCGATGGGACGTCTTACCGAATTATGCTCGACAGACGAAGAAACAACATGATCTCCTGCTTGTAAGAATCCTTTTATCGCTTGATTAAGCGCTTGAGTGGCATTGAGATAAAAAAAGAGGTTATTCGGGTTTTGAATCCCAAACAACCGTGACACTTGCACTCGTGTCCGAAACACAGCTTTACTCGCTTTCATCGCCAGTGCATGTCCACCTCGGCCAGGATTTGCAGCAAAATCCTCGATGACCTCGGCCATCATTTCTTTGACTGCCGGTGGCTTCGGCCATGTAGAAGCTGCGTTATCCAAATAGATGATCGCCATGACTACCTTACCTCCTGGACTTACTTCTCTATATTCAGCATTTCGATGATTCGCTCCAAGTCTTCCTGTGAATAGAAGTCGATTTCGATCTTGCCGCGCTTTGTTCCTTTTTTAATCTTGACCGATGTTCCAAAACGACTGCGTAGTCGTTCCTCCATCTCGATCAATACTGGCTCGTTTTTCGCTGGCTTTTTCTTTTTTGTTTCACGTGAAACATTGAGCTGCTTCACAAGCTCTTCCAGCTGACGAACACTCAATCCTTTTTCCACCACGTCATTTGCAAGCTGTTGTTGTACTTTCTTATCCGTTACCCCAAGCAAAGCGCGCGAATGTCCCATGGATAGTTCGGCTGCCGAAACCATTTTTCGGATCTTCTCCGGCAGTTGCAGCAAACGAAGCATGTTGGCTACATGCGGTCGACTCTTCCCAATCTTTTGCGCAAGCTGTTCTTGTGTATAATCATGGTGGGAAATCAGCTTGTCATAAGCTTCTGCCTCTTCGAGTGGATTCAGATTTTCCCGCTGCAAGTTCTCAATCAGGGCAATCTCCATTAATTGCTGATCTGTGTACGCCTTTACTACTACCGGAACCTCTTTTAACCCCGCTACCTTTGCAGCACGCAGTCGTCTTTCCCCAGCTACTAGCTCGTAACCTTTGATACTTTTCCGAACAATCAGCGGTTGGATGATTCCATGCTCTTTGATCGACTGTGCCAGTTCCTCGATAGCTGATTGCTCGAATTCTTTCCGGGGCTGATAAGGGTTAGGACGAATCTCATTGATGGAAACCTCTTTTACCTGTTCCCCTTCTTCGATGAGATTGGAAGTAATAAGTGCATTCAGCCCTTTTCCCAATCCTCTACTCATACCCCTACCACTTCCTTCGCCAAATCAGTATAGACTTCCGCTCCTCGTGAGCGTGGATCGTACGTAATGATGGCTTGTCCGTGTGACGGTGCTTCACTCAAGCGTACATTTCGAGGAATAATTGTCTTGTATACTTTGTCCTGAAAATACTTTTTCACTTCTTCAATCACTTGCAGACCGAGATTCGTACGTGCATCGAGCATCGTCAGCACAACACCTTCGATAGCAAGCTGTGAATTCAAATGTTTTTGGACCAAACGAATGGTGTTCAACAGTTGGCTTAAGCCCTCAAGCGCATAGTATTCACATTGGATTGGAATTAAGACCGAATCAGATGCTGTCAAAGAATTAACGGTCAAAATCCCCAAGGATGGCGGGCAATCGATAATGACGTAATCGTACTTGTCCTTGACTACTTCCAGTGCCTTTTTCAGACGAACCTCACGAGAAATCGTAGGAACCAGCTCGATTTCCGCCCCTGCCAATTGAATGGTGGCAGGGATGATCATTAATCCGTCAATTTCAGTCGGCAAAGTCGCATCGACGGGGTTGATATCATTGATCAGGACATCATAAATGCAGTACTTTACATCTGCCTTATTTACCCCGATCCCACTGGTGGCATTTCCTTGCGGATCAATATCAACCAGCAGCACCTTTTTCCCCAATGCGGCCAAACAAGCACTTAGATTGACGGACGTAGTCGTTTTCCCGACGCCGCCTTTCTGGTTCGCAACCGCAATGATTTTTCCCAACTTCTCCACCTCTTTTTTGTCGTGTAGGAAAGCTTGTGGCTTGACCAGTACACTCTCCAATACGTCTTTCAAAGTCATCTTCTGTATCCTCATCTAGTTAGTCATTCGAGTCTATTTACGATTTGCTCGTATTCTTGTAAAACGATAATCTTTTTTACAATTTTCTTCGTTCGTTGCCATTCAGTTACCTTTACATGGCCTGTACACAATAAGACGAAAAAAGCCTCTGAAAGTTATCCTCATTGATTATCGAGCAAACCAGCAGTATGCACAGGTTGGTACTCTCCATGTTATCAGATTTGCAGCTTGGTCGTACGCTGTTTTTTTTAGATAGTGAGACAAAAAAGCCTGATTTTTGTCCCAAAAATGCAGATTTCCCTAGCTTTTTTATGAAAAATGCTTATTTCTGGAAATTTGATCGTGCAGAAAGCATCATTTTCTATAAATAATCAGCATTTGTCCAAAAAGAAAGGCGACAATGTCGCCTTTTTGGTTACCATCTACATTTATTTCCCTGTTTCCTTGTTTTTCGGAATACGAATGGTGAATTGATAGAATTCATCATGGTCTTCTTCCGCTGTCTCTACAGGCAGGCCCGTCTGGATCACCATATCGATCGATTGCCGAACGGTATTAATCGCAATTCGCGTATCCCTTGAGAATGCTTTCCAGCGAGGCTTCGCATCTTTTTCCGATTTTGGGTTCTCAGCCAATTCTAGCAGCTGCTTCACACGTACTTCCGTCTGTTTCACATTCCATTCCCGCTCCAAAATCTCCAGCAGGACTTTATTTTGTAATTCTGGATCTTTTAACGGTATCAGAGCCCTTGCATGACGCTCTGTAACTTGTCTGGACAACAAGGCATCTTGAATTTCTTGCGGTAAATGGAGCAAGCGCAGTTTGTTTGCGATTGTCGATTGTCCTTTGCCCAAACGCTGAGCAAGACTCTCTTGCGTCAAATTGTGCAAATCAATCAGCTTTTGATATGCGACTGCCTCTTCAATGGCTGTCAAACCTTCTCGTTGCAAATTCTCAATTAATGCGATAGAGGCTGTTTGCGAGTCATTAAACTCTTTGACAATCGCAGGAATCCTCTCCATGCCCAATTTTCTAGTTGCGCGCAAACGTCGTTCCCCGGCAATCAATTCATAACGACCATCGCGAACCCGCACGACAATCGGTTGAATGAGCCCATGAGTTCGTATCGTTTGACACAACTCATCAATTTTCTCGTCATCAAATACAGTTCGAGGCTGATATGGATTCGGTACGATCTCCTCAACTGGTATTTGTTTGATTTCTTCGTTCTCTGTCTTGTCAGTCAAGCCAAAAATCCGAGAAAATGAATCTTTAACTGCCATAGAAAAATCCCCCACTTCTACCCGTTCCATCCGTGCTATTTTTAAGTCTTTGAAGAGGTGTTCAAAAAGTCATTTTTGATCACGAAGAAATCCTGAAAAATTGCGCAACAACGAAACAAGCGTTACCTTCGAAATCCAGGTGCTCATGTAGCTCCCCTACATTCCGCTCCTCCTTCTTCAGCTTCTCGCCGCCTTGTTGGTGCTGATAAGACAACTTTTTGAATACGTCCTTGAAACTGAAAAAGGTCCTGTCCAATCAACGACAGAATCTCCCTCGAAACATTTTGTATCCCTCGCCCATCCATTGTCCGGATATGACAGATTGAATATGTTCTTTGATTGTTGCTGCTAAGGAAAAATGGCATATTAGCGTCGTAAGTGAGTCCAGTCCTACTCTTTTAACATAGGTCCTCCTCTTACATCGTTAGAGACAGCATGCAGCTACTTTTAAAAAAGCTTCACAAGCCCTATAGTACATACTGATTAACAGACTCTTCTTGCCCATCCGGTCGGTTTGTAAAATTGCCTTTGACCTAATCTTCTTTCCCTACACGCTTTCTTCAGGTTCATTTATATATATGTAATTCTGCAAGATTCGCCCAATTCCTGCTAACAAAAAACGTTTCACGTGAAACATCAATTGTGATTTTCGTAAAATAACCTCTATCGAGGACCTTCTCATGGACGAGCGACCGCATTTTTGTGGAAAGTTATTATGCGCTCCGGAATTCTTGAGTGTACTGCTTATAAAATTCCTATACGTTCATAAAAATCGTGATGATCACGGTGCTTTGTCGTCTCTTCACTTCCCATACTCTCATCGGTAGAATGTGAAATCTTGGTGACGGTAAAACAAGCGAGGAAAATGTCTATGAAGGTCTAACGTCAGGTACGATAAAATCGCGGCAACGATCGCAGCACTATCATCTCTGTACTGAACATTAGACAAATGACTGATGCAACCCACATCCCTGCTGCCGTCGTCAAGCCTTTCACTCTACCATTGGCTCCAGCTCCCAAAAATCCCATGCCTGTGACGACTTGTGCAGCTATCCTCCCCGGATCATGATTTACGCCACTCGAAGAAAAACCATAAATGGAAGCTAGCCCAAAAAGACACGAACCAAAGCATACGAGACTATACGTTGGAAAACCAGCACCTCTTTGCCTACTCACATCTTTTTGAATCTCTCTCGCTCCCATCCCATGATGGCACCTGCTAGAAAAGCTAGAAAGAGCCGAAGCAATATGGGTAGAAATTCTGGCGAAAAAAAGGAGGAAAGTACTGTTTTTCGAAGGAGCTAGTACTATGCATATGCCGAGTTGTAGACTCCATGATACAAGACGCAAATCTGAGAGAATTCATCAGGAACAGGCTGTTCCATTTAAACTTTCAACACGAAAAAAGGGCCGCAGCACGTGGCTACAACCCTCTCTTATCATTGACTCCTACACTAACGGCTTTTTCGCAGGAACGCCTGCCTTGCGCGGATAGCTTTTCGGCGTCGCTTCTATTTTTTCCATGATGACGATATTACGCTCTCCCGCTTCCTCTAGAAGCTGGAATGTCTCGACCTTTCTCGTTTTTCCACCGAGGGTCTTGATTGCTTTCTTCGCTTCAGCAAGCTCTGGAGTAATCTCCGCTCCCTTGAGAGCGATGAAGTGTCCTCCGACTTTGGCAAAAGGAAGGCAGAACTCCGACAACAAATTAAGTCTCGCAACAGCACGTGCCACTACGAGATCAAATTTCTCCCGATAAATCGCTTCTTGCCCACGATCCTCTGCACGCCCATGTACAGGATTCACGTTCTCCAGACCCAGTTCCTGCGCTACATGCTGCAAAAAGCTCATACGCTTGTTCAAGGAATCAATGATTGTCATTTTCAGATGTGGGAAGCAAATTTTCAAAGGAATGCTCGGAAAGCCTGCGCCCCCACCGATATCAACAACTGATTGCACCTGGTCAAATGGAAAGTAAAAAGCCGGCGTAATCGAATCATAAAAATGCTTGTTGTACACTTGCCCTTCTTCAGTAATCCCGGTCAGGTTCATCTTCTCATTCCATTCCACCAGTAGGCGGAAAAAATGATCAAACTGCTCCTTCTGACGATCCGTCAAAGAAATCCCCTGGGCTGCAAGTACCTCGGCAAACTGTTCTTTCGTCATAGCTTTTCTCCTTACTCGGCTACTCCCACGCGTTTGTACTCCAGATATACCATCAACACGGAAATGTCTGCTGGAGTAACCCCTGCGATACGAGCCGCCTGCCCGATGTTCAACGGACGAATTTTGGTCATATTGTCACGGGATTCCTTGGACAAACCGGAGATTTGGTGGTAGTCAATATCTGTTGGGATGCGGCGCTCCTCCATTTTTTTCATCCGCTCTACTTGTTGCAATGACTTTTTGATGTAGCCATCGTATTTAATCTGGATTTCAACCTGTTCCGTTACATCCTCTGGCAGTGCTTCGGGTGCAGGGACCATTTGAGCAATGTGGCTGTAGTTGATTTCCGGACGACGCAGCAATTGAGCAAGCTCGATGACATCTGTCAGTTCAGGGGAGCCTGCGTTGCGCAAAACCTCTTGAACATGTGCCATTTCAGGACGTACACGCGTGTTTGCCACACGTTCTTTTTCTTGCTCAATCAGCGCGCGTTTTTGGTTAAATCGCTGGTAGCGCTCATCGCTAATCAGACCAATTTCATGGCCGATATCCGTCAGGCGCAAGTCCGCATTGTCATGACGAAGCAGCAAGCGATATTCGGCACGAGAAGTAAGCAAACGATAAGGTTCATGCGTTCCTTTCGTAACCAGGTCGTCAATCAAAACACCGATGTACGCCTCTTCTCGTCCCAAAATGACGGGTGGTTTTCCTTGAACGCGGCGTGCTGCGTTAATCCCTGCCATGAGACCTTGCCCCGCTGCTTCTTCATAACCAGAGGTACCATTGATTTGTCCTGCTGTGAACAAGCCAGGCAAGATTTTGGCTTCCAAAGAAGGCCAGAGCTGCGTCGGCACGATTGAATCATACTCAATCGCATAGCCAGGACGCATCATTTTGACTTCTTCCATTCCAGCCATGGAGCGCAGCATAGACAGCTGAACATCCTCCGGCAAGCTGGTCGACAAGCCTTGTACATACATTTCTTCGGTATTGCGTCCTTCTGGCTCCAAGAAAATTTGGTGACGCGGCTTATCATTAAAACGAACTACCTTATCTTCAATCGAAGGGCAATAACGCGGGCCCGTTCCTTCAATCATTCCCGAATACATAGGGGCACGATGCAGATTGCTATTAATGAGTCCATGCGTTTCTTCATTTGTATATGTCAGCCAGCAAGGCAGCTGATCCATAATAAATTCCGTTGTTTCATAAGAAAAGGCGCGCGGTACCGGATCACCAGGCTGAATCTCCATTTTGGAGAAATCCACACTGCTGCTATGAACACGCGGTGGCGTCCCCGTCTTGAAACGTGTCATTTCAAAACCGAGTTCCTTCAAATGATGTGCCAGACGAATGGACGGACGCATGTTGTTCGGTCCACTTTCGTATTGAAGATCCCCGAGGATGATCTTTCCGCGCAAATAGGTTCCGGTCGTCAATACAACGGATTTGGCCATGTATCGCGCTCCAGTTTGTGTGATAACCCCTTCACAAACTCCATCGTTTACGATCAGCTCTTCCACCATCGCTTGACGCAGGATCAGATTCGGAGTATTTTCAATCGTTTTCTTCATTTCATGCTGATACGCAAATTTGTCTGCTTGCGCGCGCAAGGCATGCACTGCAGGTCCTTTCCCTGTATTCAGCATCCGCATTTGGATATGGGTTTTGTCGGTATTGCGTCCCATTTCTCCACCAAGCGCGTCCAATTCGCGTACGACGTGGCCTTTTGCCGGACCACCTACGGAAGGATTACATGGCATGTACGCCACAGCGTCCAGGTTGATCGTCAACAGCAATGTACTACAGCCCATACGTGCAGCCGCCAATGCCGCTTCCGCACCGGCATGACCCGCACCAATGACAATGACGTCAAAAGAGCCCGCTTCATATGCAGGTACAACGTTCATTTTTTATCCTCCTAATCACTTACCCAGACAGAACTGGGAGAAAATCTGGTCAATCAAATCCTCGCCGACGCTTTCTCCAATGACTTCACCAAGTAGCTCCCACGACTTTTTAATGTCGATCTGAATCATGTCTACTGGCATCAAATCATCGATTCCACCCAGCGCTTCATCTATGGCTCGTTCTGCCTGACGAAGCAGTTGAATATGTCTAGCGTTGCTCACATAGGTCAAGTCATCCTGCTGCACACGACCACTGAAGAAAATCTCCCCAATCGCCTGCTCCAGAAGATCGATCCCCGTTTCCTCACGCGCAGACGTCATAATCAACGGCTGCTGAGGGAAATGACGCTTGATCTCTTCCAAATCCACTTTTTGTGGCAGATCGAATTTATTAACAATCACAATCACATGGAACCCTTTAGCCGCTTCAAAAATCGCGTAATCATCAGCAGAGAGAGGCTCGTTGTAGTTGATCACGAGCAACACAAGGTCAGCCTTTTGCAGTAGCTGTCTGGACTTCTCTACTCCGATTTTCTCCACGATGTCCTCTGTATCGCGAATTCCTGCGGTATCGATGAGTCGCAAAGGAACCCCGCGCACATTGACATACTCTTCGATGACATCGCGTGTCGTTCCCGCAACGTCAGTCACAATCGCCTTTTCCTCTTGGACCAGACTATTTAATAGAGAGGATTTCCCTACATTCGGACGTCCAATAATCGCGGTCGACAAGCCCTCACGCAAAATTTTTCCTTGCTGTGCGGTCTGCAACAGTCGCTGGATTTCACCTTTAACCTCCAGGCACTTTCCTCGCAAGAAATTTTGTGTAAACTCCTCGACATCATGCTCTGGATAGTCCAATGTTACTTCTATATGGGCCATAGCTTCAATCAAGTTTTGACGGAGCTGCCGAATGAGCCTTGACAGCTTCCCTTCGACTTGATTCAATGCGACCTTCATCGCTCTGTCTGTCTTCGCCCGGATCAAATCAATGACGGCCTCAGCCTGAGACAAATCGACACGTCCATTTAAGAACGCACGCTTCGTGAACTCACCAGGCTCCGCCAATCTTGCCCCATTATCCAAGATTAACTCCAGAACCTTTTCAACGGAAACAATTCCTCCGTGACAGTTGACCTCCACTACATCCTCCCTCGTAAATGTACGGGGAGCCTTCATTACGGAAACCAGTACCTCTTCCACTCGTTCACCTGTGTTTGGCTCATACAAGTGCCCATAATGGATCGTATGGCTGTCCACAGTGGACAACCGCTGCTTTCCTTTATATATCTTATCCACAACTTCGATCGCTTCCGTACCGCTTACCCGGATCACGGCAATACCGCCTTCACCCATCGGTGTTGCGACCGCCGCTATTGTATCGAATTTCATGCTGTTCACCTCAAGCTTTCCACTCTTACAAGTCAGCCACTAACTTACTAGCATAACAGATCGTCTGGAAAAATTCCAAAAGAAAGTGCAGCCAATCCATCTATATGCCCAAACACCCAATAGGAAAAAGCAACCCTCTCTCCAAGGTTGCCGTCCATTTTGGTTATCCACAGTATAATCATTTTCGCAAATCCTCAACCATTTGGTCAATTATCCACAGTGGACAACTTTTTGAGAGAGATTATTCAAAATGTCGTCGCTTGCTTCCTTACATTCAGGCAAAAAAAAGAAGCCTAGCGAGAGGCTTCTTTCGGTGCAATCACGATATAACGATTTGGCTCGTCTCCTTCACTGAAGGTAACCACATCCGCTCTCTTTTGCAAGAAGGCGTGGATTACTTTCCGTTCAGCAGCAGACATTGGTTCCAGACGTACATCCCGTTTGGTCGATAACGCTTTTTTCGCCACACGATCTGCTAGCTGCTCCAATGTTTCCTTGCGACGCAGCCTGTAATTTTCGGCATCCAGAGTGATACGTACATGTTTGTCCGCATGACGGTTCGCTACGACGTTTACGAGATACTGTAATGAATCAAGAGTTTGTCCCCTGCGGCCAATAATGATTCCCAGATTGGTTCCCTG
This genomic stretch from Brevibacillus brevis harbors:
- a CDS encoding MgtC/SapB family protein; translated protein: MGAREIQKDVSRQRGAGFPTYSLVCFGSCLFGLASIYGFSSSGVNHDPGRIAAQVVTGMGFLGAGANGRVKGLTTAAGMWVASVICLMFSTEMIVLRSLPRFYRT
- the rsmG gene encoding 16S rRNA (guanine(527)-N(7))-methyltransferase RsmG, with protein sequence MTKEQFAEVLAAQGISLTDRQKEQFDHFFRLLVEWNEKMNLTGITEEGQVYNKHFYDSITPAFYFPFDQVQSVVDIGGGAGFPSIPLKICFPHLKMTIIDSLNKRMSFLQHVAQELGLENVNPVHGRAEDRGQEAIYREKFDLVVARAVARLNLLSEFCLPFAKVGGHFIALKGAEITPELAEAKKAIKTLGGKTRKVETFQLLEEAGERNIVIMEKIEATPKSYPRKAGVPAKKPLV
- the noc gene encoding nucleoid occlusion protein, whose protein sequence is MAVKDSFSRIFGLTDKTENEEIKQIPVEEIVPNPYQPRTVFDDEKIDELCQTIRTHGLIQPIVVRVRDGRYELIAGERRLRATRKLGMERIPAIVKEFNDSQTASIALIENLQREGLTAIEEAVAYQKLIDLHNLTQESLAQRLGKGQSTIANKLRLLHLPQEIQDALLSRQVTERHARALIPLKDPELQNKVLLEILEREWNVKQTEVRVKQLLELAENPKSEKDAKPRWKAFSRDTRIAINTVRQSIDMVIQTGLPVETAEEDHDEFYQFTIRIPKNKETGK
- the jag gene encoding RNA-binding cell elongation regulator Jag/EloR, with product MKKVVATAKTIDDAVQKALLELGVPRERATIQVLEEPSRGLFGLIGAKDAKVQVEFHFDPVAQGRDFLQDVLSNMKVNAKVETRTNEEGMLFDIQGTNLGIIIGRRGQTLDSLQYLVNVVANRHADKHVRITLDAENYRLRRKETLEQLADRVAKKALSTKRDVRLEPMSAAERKVIHAFLQKRADVVTFSEGDEPNRYIVIAPKEASR
- a CDS encoding ParB/RepB/Spo0J family partition protein; the encoded protein is MSRGLGKGLNALITSNLIEEGEQVKEVSINEIRPNPYQPRKEFEQSAIEELAQSIKEHGIIQPLIVRKSIKGYELVAGERRLRAAKVAGLKEVPVVVKAYTDQQLMEIALIENLQRENLNPLEEAEAYDKLISHHDYTQEQLAQKIGKSRPHVANMLRLLQLPEKIRKMVSAAELSMGHSRALLGVTDKKVQQQLANDVVEKGLSVRQLEELVKQLNVSRETKKKKPAKNEPVLIEMEERLRSRFGTSVKIKKGTKRGKIEIDFYSQEDLERIIEMLNIEK
- a CDS encoding ParA family protein, which codes for MGKIIAVANQKGGVGKTTTSVNLSACLAALGKKVLLVDIDPQGNATSGIGVNKADVKYCIYDVLINDINPVDATLPTEIDGLMIIPATIQLAGAEIELVPTISREVRLKKALEVVKDKYDYVIIDCPPSLGILTVNSLTASDSVLIPIQCEYYALEGLSQLLNTIRLVQKHLNSQLAIEGVVLTMLDARTNLGLQVIEEVKKYFQDKVYKTIIPRNVRLSEAPSHGQAIITYDPRSRGAEVYTDLAKEVVGV
- a CDS encoding aminotransferase class V-fold PLP-dependent enzyme; translation: MAIIYLDNAASTWPKPPAVKEMMAEVIEDFAANPGRGGHALAMKASKAVFRTRVQVSRLFGIQNPNNLFFYLNATQALNQAIKGFLQAGDHVVSSSVEHNSVRRPIEYMRKNNQVAATFVEPREDHQFYVEDFAKAITPATRLIVVSHASNLTGVILPVAELGKLAKEHGITFLVDASQSAGVLPIDVEAMNIDMLAFPGHKGLYGPQGTGGLYVRSDIDLEPLIHGGTGSQSEAIDQPTTRPDRYESGTLNTVGLAGLQAGVDFVMEKGVDNIRQHEWELVKQTILGLQTIDGVHVYGPGIEIERVGVVAFNIGEVDAAEVSFILDQQYGIATRSGFHCTPLGHQTAGTEQRGAVRASFGIFNSEKDVEALHNAVREIAAAFV
- the mnmE gene encoding tRNA uridine-5-carboxymethylaminomethyl(34) synthesis GTPase MnmE; its protein translation is MKFDTIAAVATPMGEGGIAVIRVSGTEAIEVVDKIYKGKQRLSTVDSHTIHYGHLYEPNTGERVEEVLVSVMKAPRTFTREDVVEVNCHGGIVSVEKVLELILDNGARLAEPGEFTKRAFLNGRVDLSQAEAVIDLIRAKTDRAMKVALNQVEGKLSRLIRQLRQNLIEAMAHIEVTLDYPEHDVEEFTQNFLRGKCLEVKGEIQRLLQTAQQGKILREGLSTAIIGRPNVGKSSLLNSLVQEEKAIVTDVAGTTRDVIEEYVNVRGVPLRLIDTAGIRDTEDIVEKIGVEKSRQLLQKADLVLLVINYNEPLSADDYAIFEAAKGFHVIVIVNKFDLPQKVDLEEIKRHFPQQPLIMTSAREETGIDLLEQAIGEIFFSGRVQQDDLTYVSNARHIQLLRQAERAIDEALGGIDDLMPVDMIQIDIKKSWELLGEVIGESVGEDLIDQIFSQFCLGK
- the mnmG gene encoding tRNA uridine-5-carboxymethylaminomethyl(34) synthesis enzyme MnmG, whose amino-acid sequence is MNVVPAYEAGSFDVIVIGAGHAGAEAALAAARMGCSTLLLTINLDAVAYMPCNPSVGGPAKGHVVRELDALGGEMGRNTDKTHIQMRMLNTGKGPAVHALRAQADKFAYQHEMKKTIENTPNLILRQAMVEELIVNDGVCEGVITQTGARYMAKSVVLTTGTYLRGKIILGDLQYESGPNNMRPSIRLAHHLKELGFEMTRFKTGTPPRVHSSSVDFSKMEIQPGDPVPRAFSYETTEFIMDQLPCWLTYTNEETHGLINSNLHRAPMYSGMIEGTGPRYCPSIEDKVVRFNDKPRHQIFLEPEGRNTEEMYVQGLSTSLPEDVQLSMLRSMAGMEEVKMMRPGYAIEYDSIVPTQLWPSLEAKILPGLFTAGQINGTSGYEEAAGQGLMAGINAARRVQGKPPVILGREEAYIGVLIDDLVTKGTHEPYRLLTSRAEYRLLLRHDNADLRLTDIGHEIGLISDERYQRFNQKRALIEQEKERVANTRVRPEMAHVQEVLRNAGSPELTDVIELAQLLRRPEINYSHIAQMVPAPEALPEDVTEQVEIQIKYDGYIKKSLQQVERMKKMEERRIPTDIDYHQISGLSKESRDNMTKIRPLNIGQAARIAGVTPADISVLMVYLEYKRVGVAE